The stretch of DNA TGCGGCGCATGTGCTCTTTACTCGCGGCGATGAAACCCACGTACGGGCCGCCGTACGCGACCGCGACGCCGAAGCTCTGCGCCTCGCCCGCGACGATCTGCGCGCCCCACGACGCGGGCGTTTGCAGGGCGGCGAGGGCCAGCGCTTCGGCGACGACGCCGATGAGGACCGTGCCGCTCGCTCCGATCGATGCCGCGATTTCGGGTGCGGGCACGTCGACGTTCCCGAAGAAATTCGGTGATTGGATGGCCACGCACGCGTACTCTTTGGTCGCGAGCCGCGCGTGCAGATCGCTCAGGTCGGTCGTGCCGTCGGGTGCGATCGGCAGCTCGTCCAATTGCAAGTCCAGGCCGTCGCAATACGTCTTGAGCACCTGAAGGTAGTTCGGGTTGATCGCACGCGAGACGAGAACTCTCTTGCGACCGTTGGCATTGATCGCCATGATCGCCGCCTCGGCAAGCGCGGTCGCCCCGTCGTATACCGACGCGTTGGCGATATCCAAACCGGTGAGCAGGCAAATGTAGGTTTGCCACTCGTAGATGGCTTGCAGGTATCCCTGCGACACCTCGGCTTGGTACGGCGTATACGACGTGAGAAACTCGCCGCGCATCGCGAGCGACATGATCGCCGGCGGTGCGTAGTGACGATAACTTCCGCCACCGAGAAACGACACGTAGTCGACGCCGGCGTTCTTCTTCGCGAAATGCTCGAAGCGGCGCGTGATGTCCACTTCGGCGAGGGCCGGAACGATATCGAGCGGCTCCCGCAGCGTCACGTTGTCGGGGACCTTCACGAGTTCTTCGAGCGAGCCGACGCCGATGGCCGCAAGCATGTGCGCGATATCGGCTTTGGTGTGCGGATAATAGGGCATGGTTGGCTACTCTGCGATCTCTTTCTCGTAGTCGGCGGGTGCGAGCAGGTTGTTACGCTGCGCGGTATCGGAGAGCTTCACTTTGAAGAGCCAACCGCCGGCGTACGGTTCGCGATTGACGAGCGCCGGATCGTTCTCGAGTCCGCCGTTGATCTCGGTCACTTCACCGCCGATGGGCGTGAAGAGATCGGAGACGGCCTTAACCGATTCCACGACGCCGACGTTGCCGAATTGCGCGATCGTCGCGCCGACGCGCGGGAGTTCCACGTAAACGATGTCGCCCAGCGAGTTCTGCGCGTAATCGGTAATTCCGACCGTCGCAACGTCGCCATTGAGTTTTACCCACTCGTGTTCTTTGCTGTATAAGAGGTCTTGCGGCTGCGCCACTGCGGTTTTAGTCTCCTTTGCTGCGGTGCGTACTTAAGAGGAACGCTTGTAAAACGGTAACGAGACGACGGTCGCGTCGTGGCGAGTCCCGCGAATCTCGACCGCCAGCAGCGTGCCGGGGGTTGCGGCTTCTTTTTCCACGAGCACCGTCGCGACGTTCTGATTCTGGAGCGAGGGTGCCGTAGAACCGCTGCGAACTTCGCCGACCTCCCGGTCGCCGAGAAAGACCTTGTAGCCGGCGCGCGCCGGGGTGCGCCCCGCCATTACGATCCCGGCGATGCGAGCGAACGTATCGCCCTCGCTCTGCGCCTGCAAGGCTCGCTTGCCGAGGAACTCGGGCTTGGTCAATTTGACGGCCCAATTCATCCCAGCTTGAATCGGCGTGATCGTCTCGGTCATCTCGTGGCCGTAGAGCGGCATGCCGGCTTCGAGGCGCAGCACGTCGCGCGCGCCCAAACCAACCGGTTCGAGACCGGCGGCGCGATTGTCCGCGAGCAGCTTCGACCAGATTTCCGCCGCATCGGTACCGTCCACAAAAAGTTCGAAGCCGTCTTCTCCCGTGTAACCGGTCCGCGCGATCACCGCGTGCTTGCCGTAAACGGAGCCTTCCGCGCAGAAATAATACTTCAAGCTCGCGATGTCGACGTCGGTATGGGGCGCGAGCATTTCGAGCGACTTGGGACCTTGCAGCGCGATGAGCGCGTTGCTGCCGTGAAGGTTGGTCAGTTTGACGCCCGAGTCGCCGAGGTGCGCGTTGATGTGTTCCCACATTTTCGGCGCGTTGCTGGCATTGACGACCAGCAGCCAGCGGCCTTCGAGGCGGTAGAAGATCACGTCGTCGTGCGCGCCGCCCTCGGCGTTGGTGAAAATATTGTAGCGGGCCTGCAGCGGTTTGATCGTCGCGACGTTATTGACGGTGAGCTTATCCGCCCAAGCGCCGACGTTCTCGCCCTGCAGAATAAACTGCCCCATGTGCGAGAGATCGAAGAGCCCGGCCCGGTGCCGGACGGCGTCGTGTTCGCGCAGGATGCTCGTGTACTGCACCGGCATCTCGAATCCGCCGAACGGAATCATCCGCGCGCCCAGGCGCACGTGCTCGTCGTAGAGCGCGGTGCGCTTTACATCGTTAGAGGTCGTCGTCATGACTGCTTTGGCTTTTCTTGCGGATAGGAGTTGAGAAAGTTCAACGTTGCGTGCGCCACGATTATATCGCCGCTGCGAACGTAGACCTCGCCGTAAACGATGCGCCGGCCGGACTTGAGGACCTTCGCCTCGGCGATGAGGTCGTGCGGAGGCACCGCCGGGGCCAGAAAGTTGCATTGGAGCGAGACGGTGGTCGTGTCCTGTTCGCGGCCGTAGAGCGAGGCAAGCGCGAGATAGAAGACGGTGTCGCACAGGCTGACGATGGCGCCGCCATGGACGGCGCCGGTGCCGTTGGAGATCTGCGGGCGATAGGGCATGCGCATGACGGCGCGGCCGCCCTCGACGCTGACCAAATGCAAATCGAGAAGCTCGACGAAGTGCGACTTCTCCTTATCCCACTGCCGGCGCGCCGACTCTTGATCGATCGTCATGGGCCTCACAATCCTAGGTGATGGCCTCGCCTTCGTCTAGTGCTTTTGTGAGGCCCCCCGAACGGCGAAAGAGGTCGAGCGGTCCCTCGCGAAAAGGGCTCGATGTTTACTTCACGCACGCAACGTACCGTCCTAACGCTCGCAGCGGTTGCCGCGCTCGCGTCCGGCCTCGCAGGCTGCGGCCGCCACTCCGACGTCACGACCCAAAGCGCCGGTTCGAACGCCGCACCCGGCACCTCCGGCGGCCCCGTCCTCGTCGCCGCCGGGACCGATTTTTACGGTAAACTTCAGCAGCCGATCGGCACCAAGACGAGTAAGGACGGCGACGCCTTTGCGCTCGCTCAGACCGACACGCTTCTTCATAAGAACCCCGCGCTGCACGGCGCGACGATCGACGGACATCTGGAAAACGTGCACGCGGCCGGACCGCTGCACAATCCGGCGATGACCATCGTTTTCGACGACATCCGGATGCCCGACGGCACGAAAGCGCTGGTTAACGTGCAACTCGTCTCGTTCAAAAACTTCGAACCCAAGAGCCATCATCTGCGAACGCTCGGCATGATGGTCGGGGGCGCGATCGCCGGTCACGAAATTGCCAAACACACCGGCAAATCGCACGGCGGCCTGATGGGTGCCGTCGGCGGCTACGCCGTCTCGCAGACGCTCAAGACCGATATCGCCGTTCCGACGGGAACGGTCATCGAAGTACGATTCAAGCAGCCGGTTACGGCGCAGGCGGGCTCTTCGCAGTAAGGGCGTCGAGGGCGCGGCGGAAGTTCAAGCTTCCGCCGTGCACCGCCATCCCGCCGTCCACGGTCAAGGTACTGCCGCTGATCCAGCGCGCTTCATCGGAGCAAAGCCAGAGCGCGGCGCGCGTTACGTCCTCAGGTTCGCCGAGGCGACCGAGCGGAATCATTTTCACGAGCTGCTTCTCCACGTCGCCGACGCTCCACAGGTTTTTGTCCGTTCCTTCGGTGTGGATCGGTCCAGGCGCGAGCGCGTTGGCGCGGATGCCGTAACGGCCCCACTCGCCGGCGAGCGTCTGCGTCATGTTGAGCACGCCCGCCTTCGCCGCAGCCGAGTGCACGGCTCCCGGCTCGCCGGTCCACGCGTAGGTAGCGATGATGTTGAGAATGCTGCCTTTACCGGCTCGCAGCGCGTCGAAAGCCGCACGCGTACAATTGAACGTTCCGAGCAGCACGATATCGACGACCGACTTGAAGCCGTTGGGTGAAAGCTGCTCGGACTCCTTAACGAAATTGCCGGCCGCATTGTTGACCAGGACGTCGAGACTGCCGGTACGCCGTACGATTTCGGCGATCGTGTCGCCGACTCGCGCGGCGTCGCGCACGTCACAACTCAGTCCGAAGGCCGTACCGCCCTCGCTTTCGATCAGGCGCGAGGTCTCGTCGACGGCTTCTTGACGTCGCCCGATCGTGCAGACGGTCGCGCCCTCGCGCGCGAAACCGCGAGCCATCGAGCGGCCGAGGCCCGATCCGCCGCCGGTTACCAGCACGGTCTTGCCGGCATAGCGCTGCGTCAGAACGTATCTCCGTGCTTTGCGAGTTCGCGCCGGAGGTAGAGCGGCAAGGCAAAAATGCGCCGGTGCGTCTGACCGTCGTAAAAGAAGTTCTCGCCGTGCAATTGCGCGCAGTATGCGTCCACCGCCGCCTCATCGAGCGTTGCGACATCGACGCGATCGCTGCAGGCTAGGAACGCCCAATCGTTATCGAACGCCGGCACGTGTGCGTAAAAGGACGCGACGTGCTTGTAGTACGTCCGCAGCGTGCGCGCCATTTTGGCGTGCAGCGACATGTTGTGGAAGCCCGCGGTACTCGCTTGCAGCACGTAGATGCCGCCATCGGTCAGGCGCGCCTTGATGTTGCGGAATACTTCGTCGCAAAAGAGCGGGTTGCTCGGCGAATCCTCGAGCGGCTCGGTGAGATCGGAGACGATCGCGCCGTAGCGGTCGCGGTCTTCGGCGAGAAACTTTAGCGCGTCGCCGACGATCACGCGCGCGCGCGGATTCTCGAACGCACCGGCGGACCATTCCGGCAGATACTTTTTGGAGAGTTCGACGACTTGACCGTCGATATCGACCATCGTGACGCGTCCGACATCGGGATGGCGCAGCGCCTCGCGCAGCGTCGCACCCTCGCCGCCGCCGAGTATAAGGACTTCGGAGCGGTCGGCCGCAGCCGCGAGCGCCGGGTGAACGAGCGATTCGTGATAGATCTTTTCGTCGTTTTGCGAACTCTGCGTGTCGCCGTCGAGGATCAGCATCTTCCCAAGCACGGGCGTCTTGATAACGCCGATACTCTGATACGGCGAGCGCCCGGCATAGTAGACTTCTTCGATCGCGTGGTGATGCTGCTCGGTCGCGGAAAACTCCTCGACGTACCACTGCCAGTGTTCGGTTTTCGGCATACGCCCCAATCTAGTGCTAGGAAAAGGACGCTTCCTTTCGGATGCGCCCTTGAGGTCTTAAAAGTCGAGGAGAGTTAGGCGGTTAGCGCGCGGTCCTCGTTCTCTACCGTCACGACGTGCGTGAAGTGATCGTTGGTCGCGGCTACACCGCGCTTGATTTCGGTCGTTTGCAGACTCTTCGCGCCAAAAGCTTTGGCGGCGTAGTCGCAAGCAAGCCACGGGTCGGTATGGTCGCCGCACGTGTAGAAATCCATGGCCGCGTAGCCGGTCTCCGGCCACGTGTGGATCGAAATGTGCGATTCGGCCAGGACAACTACGCCCGAGACGCCCTGGGGCTGGAAGCGATGGAAAGCGACTTCCATAATGGTCGCTCTGGACTCGCGGGCCGCCTGCATCAGCGTGGCGCGAACGCCGTCAACGTCGGTTAGGGTGTCCGAGTTACACCCCGAGAGTTCACACACGATGTGCGTTCCGAGTGCCTTCAATTTTTGTATTTTCTCCTGGACTTCGGGGGAAATCCCACCTCCGGACCTCGTCGGCTGGCGCCTGCAGTGCAGTTTCACGTCCCCGACCTATCGACGAACTCTTACCGGCGCTTGTTCGGTGCGCGTGCGATTCGTCGCGATGGCGCGTAAGGGCGCGCCCACCCATGAACCGTGGACCCCGTTTGGGGTCCGGCGACCATGATACCCCGTGAGGGGGACGGTGTAAAGCACTCTTCGTGCTTTACACCGTCTCCCTCACGGGGTGGTTTAACAGGCGCCTCCGCGCTGCGCGCTCCGCGCCCCCCGGCGGCGGAGCCGCCGGGGGCCCCGCCTTCGGCGCCCGCGGTTAGCTTGGTGACCCGCTGGTACGGAACGAAACG from Candidatus Baltobacteraceae bacterium encodes:
- the gcvPA gene encoding aminomethyl-transferring glycine dehydrogenase subunit GcvPA; the encoded protein is MPYYPHTKADIAHMLAAIGVGSLEELVKVPDNVTLREPLDIVPALAEVDITRRFEHFAKKNAGVDYVSFLGGGSYRHYAPPAIMSLAMRGEFLTSYTPYQAEVSQGYLQAIYEWQTYICLLTGLDIANASVYDGATALAEAAIMAINANGRKRVLVSRAINPNYLQVLKTYCDGLDLQLDELPIAPDGTTDLSDLHARLATKEYACVAIQSPNFFGNVDVPAPEIAASIGASGTVLIGVVAEALALAALQTPASWGAQIVAGEAQSFGVAVAYGGPYVGFIAASKEHMRRIPGRLVGKTLDNAGNDAFVLTLQAREQHIRRERATSNICTNQAHCALIATMYLAFLGKTGLRDVASANLKRSRELATRVSSIEGCTLAFQAPFFNEVAVDVHQPAKEVLAKLQARGILGGIDLGRFYPEFSNHILMTATELTTSADIEALCTALKEVVNVPARV
- the gcvH gene encoding glycine cleavage system protein GcvH, with product MAQPQDLLYSKEHEWVKLNGDVATVGITDYAQNSLGDIVYVELPRVGATIAQFGNVGVVESVKAVSDLFTPIGGEVTEINGGLENDPALVNREPYAGGWLFKVKLSDTAQRNNLLAPADYEKEIAE
- the gcvT gene encoding glycine cleavage system aminomethyltransferase GcvT, with product MTTTSNDVKRTALYDEHVRLGARMIPFGGFEMPVQYTSILREHDAVRHRAGLFDLSHMGQFILQGENVGAWADKLTVNNVATIKPLQARYNIFTNAEGGAHDDVIFYRLEGRWLLVVNASNAPKMWEHINAHLGDSGVKLTNLHGSNALIALQGPKSLEMLAPHTDVDIASLKYYFCAEGSVYGKHAVIARTGYTGEDGFELFVDGTDAAEIWSKLLADNRAAGLEPVGLGARDVLRLEAGMPLYGHEMTETITPIQAGMNWAVKLTKPEFLGKRALQAQSEGDTFARIAGIVMAGRTPARAGYKVFLGDREVGEVRSGSTAPSLQNQNVATVLVEKEAATPGTLLAVEIRGTRHDATVVSLPFYKRSS
- a CDS encoding PaaI family thioesterase, producing MTIDQESARRQWDKEKSHFVELLDLHLVSVEGGRAVMRMPYRPQISNGTGAVHGGAIVSLCDTVFYLALASLYGREQDTTTVSLQCNFLAPAVPPHDLIAEAKVLKSGRRIVYGEVYVRSGDIIVAHATLNFLNSYPQEKPKQS
- a CDS encoding SDR family oxidoreductase, producing MLVTGGGSGLGRSMARGFAREGATVCTIGRRQEAVDETSRLIESEGGTAFGLSCDVRDAARVGDTIAEIVRRTGSLDVLVNNAAGNFVKESEQLSPNGFKSVVDIVLLGTFNCTRAAFDALRAGKGSILNIIATYAWTGEPGAVHSAAAKAGVLNMTQTLAGEWGRYGIRANALAPGPIHTEGTDKNLWSVGDVEKQLVKMIPLGRLGEPEDVTRAALWLCSDEARWISGSTLTVDGGMAVHGGSLNFRRALDALTAKSPPAP
- the speD gene encoding adenosylmethionine decarboxylase — encoded protein: MKLHCRRQPTRSGGGISPEVQEKIQKLKALGTHIVCELSGCNSDTLTDVDGVRATLMQAARESRATIMEVAFHRFQPQGVSGVVVLAESHISIHTWPETGYAAMDFYTCGDHTDPWLACDYAAKAFGAKSLQTTEIKRGVAATNDHFTHVVTVENEDRALTA